In the genome of Sorangium aterium, one region contains:
- a CDS encoding reverse transcriptase family protein — MTAKIDATVQARAPVVLPITTPPAPGGAAARFQAAGGVEARRLAHEERVARWKAIDEAGGIDAWVSAELTAKGAVATGDPKAMSDRERAQWKERKKVEARERRSLRRLAWEAYVATHVNHLGAGVHWSDRVGPDRLDVPGLSERARAHGLPDLPGAAELATALGLSIPRLRWLAYHREVDTGTHYRRWHIPKRDGSARTISSPKRDLKRAQRWALRNLFEKLPVHAAAHGFLASRSIVTNAAAHAGADTIVKVDIKDFFPTITWRRVRGLLRKAGVAEGPATLVALLSTEAPRDVVQFRGQTLYVATGPRVLPQGAPTSPAITNAICLRLDRRASGLARKLGLRYTRYADDLTFSFRAPEAPALAGAARPRAPVGALLRGLREILSSEGFRLHPSKTVVMRKGSRQKVTGLVVNQADEAAPAARVPRERVRALRAAIRNRELGRPGKGETLAQLKGLAAFVYMTDPVKGRAFLGRIEALERNQPAPAGEAGPHDARPALT; from the coding sequence ATGACCGCGAAGATCGACGCGACCGTTCAAGCCCGAGCCCCCGTCGTTCTCCCCATCACGACGCCGCCTGCCCCCGGCGGCGCGGCGGCGCGCTTTCAAGCCGCCGGCGGCGTGGAAGCGCGCCGGCTCGCCCACGAGGAGCGCGTCGCCCGCTGGAAGGCGATCGACGAGGCGGGCGGGATCGACGCGTGGGTGAGCGCGGAGCTCACGGCGAAGGGCGCCGTCGCGACCGGCGATCCCAAGGCGATGTCCGACCGGGAGCGCGCGCAGTGGAAGGAGCGCAAGAAGGTCGAGGCCAGGGAGCGCCGCTCGCTGCGCCGCCTGGCCTGGGAGGCCTACGTCGCCACGCACGTCAACCACCTTGGCGCGGGCGTGCACTGGAGCGACCGCGTCGGGCCGGACAGGCTCGACGTGCCTGGGCTGAGCGAGCGCGCGCGGGCGCACGGCCTCCCCGACCTGCCGGGCGCGGCCGAGCTCGCGACCGCGCTGGGGCTGTCGATCCCGCGGCTCCGCTGGCTCGCGTATCACCGCGAGGTCGACACGGGCACCCATTACCGGCGGTGGCACATCCCGAAGCGCGACGGCAGCGCGCGCACCATCTCGTCGCCCAAGCGGGATCTCAAGCGCGCGCAGCGCTGGGCGCTCCGCAACCTGTTCGAGAAGCTGCCGGTCCACGCCGCGGCGCACGGCTTCCTGGCGAGCCGATCCATCGTCACGAACGCCGCCGCGCACGCCGGCGCCGACACGATCGTCAAGGTGGATATCAAGGACTTCTTCCCGACGATCACGTGGCGGCGCGTGCGCGGCCTGCTCCGCAAGGCGGGTGTGGCCGAGGGTCCCGCGACGCTCGTGGCGCTCCTCTCGACGGAGGCGCCGCGGGACGTCGTGCAGTTCCGAGGGCAGACGCTCTATGTGGCCACGGGCCCGCGCGTGCTCCCGCAGGGCGCGCCCACCTCCCCGGCGATCACGAACGCGATCTGCCTGCGGCTCGATCGGCGCGCGTCCGGCCTCGCGCGCAAGCTGGGGCTTCGTTACACGCGGTATGCCGACGATCTCACGTTCTCCTTCCGCGCGCCCGAGGCGCCCGCCCTCGCCGGCGCCGCGCGGCCGCGCGCGCCGGTGGGCGCGCTGCTCCGCGGGCTCCGGGAGATCCTGAGCTCGGAGGGCTTCCGGCTGCATCCGAGCAAGACCGTCGTGATGCGCAAGGGCAGCCGGCAGAAGGTGACAGGCCTCGTCGTCAACCAGGCGGACGAGGCGGCGCCGGCGGCGCGCGTCCCGCGCGAGCGGGTGCGCGCGCTGCGCGCGGCGATCCGCAACCGGGAGCTCGGGAGGCCAGGCAAGGGCGAGACGCTCGCGCAGCTCAAGGGGCTCGCGGCGTTCGTGTACATGACGGATCCGGTCAAAGGGCGCGCGTTCCTCGGGCGCATCGAGGCGCTGGAGCGCAACCAGCCGGCGCCTGCCGGCGAGGCGGGCCCCCACGACGCCCGCCCCGCGCTCACGTAG
- a CDS encoding SWIM zinc finger family protein, translated as MTAALARPILLRYAAPSELAASPLHSSVRLSLDGARGPVGVRGTVRDAALFRDAMAALATILESDLRYKGRDRTAYLAYLMKQGKKATAAIWEAQKAFLEGAFPDDAAGQGDGAAAKPRVSGALDPVLTVHPDEVSIEVFSRDESAYARLAFSSDLFEGREAAHGTAFVDLSPRIVEQIDRLRAYAKVELDAGASRGDAAAGATPIERSLEVPTTWLRGFLQVQSAATLPAVSCELAPIDLYNALFVLRTRKAKKPPRGLRFELVPGKPPRLILEPWEILIEGHGPPYEGPPRVVRTFGRQRLLALSRLLPHVQRVRAELRGPGLPVFWVLDLGRATLTIALTGWTDSSWASAASFDALMPREGKGGDKARAALDALAGRQLALLRERGPLPLASLAAGGGAEDARAALQLECLRGRVLYDVARRVYRPRELFADPVDERDIRYSSPREAAAHRLLGAPGAVRPTKVHEIAGEGTEIHGEVADREAHRDFAPRFTMDLEGRVSDAWCSCPTFRRSGLREGPCEHMIALRVAYARERAERDALRQTAEGRSLIRAETRTYVRREASGAEVVYRVSLDERVVHLSWGARAEAPRHQRIWFDTDGEARDAYFKRLDALTSSGFVDADASSA; from the coding sequence ATGACGGCCGCACTCGCCCGCCCGATCCTCCTCCGGTACGCCGCGCCGAGCGAGCTCGCCGCCTCCCCGCTCCACTCGAGCGTGCGCCTCTCGCTCGACGGCGCCCGCGGCCCGGTCGGCGTGCGCGGCACCGTCCGCGACGCGGCGCTCTTCCGCGACGCGATGGCCGCGCTGGCGACCATCCTGGAGAGCGATCTCCGGTACAAGGGCCGGGATCGGACCGCGTACCTCGCCTACCTGATGAAGCAGGGCAAGAAGGCGACGGCGGCCATCTGGGAGGCCCAGAAGGCGTTCCTGGAGGGCGCCTTCCCCGACGACGCGGCGGGCCAGGGCGACGGCGCCGCCGCGAAGCCGAGGGTCTCCGGCGCGCTCGATCCCGTGCTCACGGTGCACCCGGACGAGGTCTCGATCGAGGTCTTCTCCCGCGACGAGAGCGCCTACGCCCGGCTCGCCTTCTCCAGCGACCTCTTCGAGGGCCGCGAAGCGGCCCACGGCACCGCCTTCGTCGATCTCTCGCCGCGCATCGTCGAGCAGATCGATCGCCTCCGCGCCTACGCGAAGGTGGAGCTCGACGCGGGCGCTTCGCGCGGAGACGCCGCGGCGGGCGCCACGCCGATCGAGCGCTCGCTGGAGGTCCCGACGACCTGGCTCCGCGGCTTCCTGCAGGTGCAGTCGGCGGCGACGCTCCCCGCCGTCTCGTGCGAGCTCGCGCCGATCGATCTCTACAACGCGCTGTTCGTGCTCCGCACCCGCAAGGCGAAGAAGCCGCCCCGCGGCCTGCGCTTCGAGCTCGTCCCCGGCAAGCCGCCGCGCCTCATCCTGGAGCCCTGGGAGATCTTGATCGAGGGCCACGGCCCTCCGTACGAGGGTCCGCCGCGCGTGGTCCGGACCTTCGGCCGGCAGCGGCTGCTCGCGCTGTCGCGGCTCCTGCCGCACGTGCAGCGCGTGCGCGCCGAGCTCCGAGGCCCCGGGCTGCCTGTCTTCTGGGTGCTCGATCTGGGCCGCGCGACGCTGACGATCGCGCTCACGGGCTGGACCGACAGCAGCTGGGCCAGCGCCGCCTCGTTCGACGCCCTGATGCCTCGCGAGGGGAAAGGCGGCGACAAGGCGCGCGCGGCGCTCGACGCGCTCGCGGGCAGGCAGCTCGCCCTCCTCCGCGAGCGGGGGCCGCTCCCGCTCGCCTCGCTCGCGGCCGGCGGAGGCGCCGAGGACGCCCGCGCGGCGCTCCAGCTCGAGTGCCTGCGCGGCCGGGTGCTCTACGACGTCGCGCGCCGCGTCTACCGCCCGCGCGAGCTGTTCGCCGATCCGGTGGACGAGCGCGACATCCGCTACAGCTCGCCCCGCGAGGCCGCGGCCCACCGCCTGCTCGGCGCGCCCGGCGCGGTGAGGCCGACCAAGGTGCACGAGATCGCCGGCGAGGGCACCGAGATCCACGGGGAGGTCGCGGACCGGGAGGCGCACCGCGACTTCGCGCCGCGGTTCACGATGGATCTCGAGGGCCGCGTCTCCGACGCGTGGTGCAGCTGCCCCACGTTCCGCCGGAGCGGCCTCCGCGAAGGTCCGTGCGAGCACATGATCGCGCTCCGCGTCGCCTACGCCCGCGAGCGCGCCGAGCGGGACGCCTTGCGCCAGACGGCCGAGGGGCGGTCGCTCATCCGCGCGGAGACGCGCACGTACGTGCGCCGCGAGGCCTCGGGCGCGGAGGTCGTCTACCGTGTCTCCCTGGACGAGCGCGTAGTACACCTGTCGTGGGGGGCGCGCGCCGAAGCGCCTCGACACCAGCGCATTTGGTTTGACACGGACGGCGAAGCGCGCGACGCGTATTTCAAGAGATTGGATGCGTTGACGTCCTCTGGGTTCGTGGACGCCGACGCGTCGTCAGCATGA